One part of the Methylobacterium mesophilicum SR1.6/6 genome encodes these proteins:
- a CDS encoding LysR family transcriptional regulator, whose translation MISLESIRIFLRSAETGSFSAAGRSLRLSPSVVSYRIQTLEEHLGCLLLTRTTRRMSLTEAGRIFYDRCLDITAAVEQAEKSVETAGAVPRGVLKVTAPLGLGRRVVAPLVPRFRDRHGETDVRLRLSEHLLDLVQEAVDVAIRLSQMRDSTFTLRKVAEIERVLCAAPAYLAEHPAPAEPADLLQHDCLLLRYPGAEQFRWTLVDGQETVTLPVSGHIDADDGDTLTAWALAGEGIVLKPLFEVAAHLAEGRLVPVLEHTPPTSVTLGLLYPSRKMLSARTKTFVDMTHEALRQHVSEQLALVGGRAV comes from the coding sequence ATGATCTCGCTCGAGAGCATCCGCATCTTCCTGCGCTCGGCGGAGACGGGGAGCTTCTCGGCCGCCGGCCGCTCGCTGCGGCTGTCACCGTCGGTGGTGAGCTACCGGATCCAGACCCTGGAGGAGCATCTCGGCTGCCTCCTGCTGACCCGGACGACGCGGCGCATGAGCCTCACGGAGGCCGGCCGGATCTTCTACGACCGCTGCCTCGACATCACCGCGGCGGTGGAGCAGGCGGAGAAGAGCGTCGAGACCGCGGGCGCGGTGCCCCGCGGGGTGCTGAAGGTGACGGCGCCGCTCGGCCTCGGCCGCCGGGTCGTCGCGCCGCTCGTGCCGCGCTTCCGCGACCGCCACGGCGAGACCGATGTCCGCCTGCGCCTGTCGGAGCACCTCCTCGACCTCGTGCAGGAGGCGGTCGACGTCGCGATCCGCCTGTCGCAGATGCGCGATTCCACCTTCACCCTGCGCAAGGTCGCGGAGATCGAGCGGGTCCTGTGCGCGGCGCCGGCCTACCTGGCCGAGCACCCCGCGCCCGCCGAGCCGGCGGACCTGCTGCAGCACGATTGCCTGCTGCTGCGCTATCCCGGCGCCGAGCAGTTCCGCTGGACGCTGGTCGACGGCCAGGAGACCGTGACCCTGCCGGTCTCGGGGCACATCGACGCCGACGACGGCGACACGCTCACCGCCTGGGCGCTGGCCGGCGAGGGCATCGTCCTGAAGCCGCTGTTCGAGGTCGCGGCGCACCTCGCCGAGGGCCGGCTCGTCCCGGTCCTGGAGCACACCCCGCCGACCAGCGTGACGCTCGGCCTGCTCTACCCGTCCCGCAAGATGCTGTCGGCCCGGACCAAGACCTTCGTCGACATGACGCACGAGGCCCTGCGCCAGCACGTGAGCGAGCAGCTCGCCCTGGTCGGCGGCCGGGCGGTCTGA
- a CDS encoding TRAP transporter large permease subunit — translation MSAGEPTLAHGAIERTSTTLALSPYAALRLYGRGLDLVEWLCRALLVAALVGELGIILWDITARSTVDLSLLWADEAAKLCLTTLAFIGGALAYRAKHHTTVEFVRQLLPVGWREPVAIAIDGLVLVTAATVGYISLDLLAIAGLSTTPILQISAAWFVVPLSVGMGLVVLFAIERFATDYRPALAWRTLAGLAVTVSVVLAVTALPAIPRPGPQAALSLMLVLFFAAVLLGLPVSFAMLLGSLFYLLLTGTAPLIAAAQNTVDGTGNFILLTLPFFIWTGLIMERGGISLRLVRFAMALVGHLRGGLLQVVVLTIYLVSGISGSKVADVVAVGSVLRGELKKQGYGPERSAAVLAASAAMSETIPPSLAMLVLGSVAPISIGTLFIAGLLPAAVIAVLLMFLNWVLAVREGAPRMPRATGPELALAAGAATLPLVMPVLMVVGIRFGFATPTEVSAVAVLYGLILACGVYRAFGLRDLVRIVVDCGVLSGMVLFIIAAAGSFAWTLTAANLPVALIALLHALGDSRAAFLIGSLALLVVVGSLLEGLPALIILGPLLIPIAGQYGIDSIHYAMVIILAMGIGIFIPPIGIGFYIACAVAESRIEAASRAMIPYLIVLVLGVLAVAFIPWFTHALPNLVGSR, via the coding sequence GTGTCCGCCGGAGAGCCCACGCTCGCGCACGGTGCGATCGAGCGGACATCGACAACGCTCGCCCTGTCACCCTACGCCGCGCTCCGCCTGTACGGCCGAGGGCTCGATCTCGTCGAATGGCTCTGCCGCGCCCTCCTCGTCGCGGCGCTCGTCGGCGAACTCGGCATCATCCTCTGGGACATCACCGCCCGCTCGACGGTCGATCTGTCGCTGTTGTGGGCGGACGAGGCCGCCAAGCTCTGCCTCACGACGCTCGCCTTCATCGGGGGCGCCCTCGCCTACCGCGCCAAGCATCACACCACCGTCGAATTCGTGCGCCAGCTGCTGCCGGTCGGCTGGCGGGAACCCGTCGCGATCGCGATCGACGGTCTCGTCCTCGTGACCGCGGCCACGGTCGGCTACATCTCCCTCGACCTCCTGGCGATCGCCGGGCTGTCCACGACGCCGATCCTGCAGATCAGCGCCGCTTGGTTCGTCGTCCCGCTCAGCGTCGGGATGGGACTCGTCGTCCTGTTCGCGATCGAGCGGTTCGCGACCGATTACCGCCCTGCCCTCGCCTGGCGCACGCTGGCCGGCCTCGCCGTCACAGTTTCGGTCGTGCTCGCCGTCACCGCGCTGCCGGCCATCCCGCGCCCCGGCCCACAGGCCGCGCTCAGCCTGATGCTGGTCCTGTTCTTCGCGGCCGTGCTGCTCGGTCTGCCGGTCAGCTTCGCGATGCTGCTCGGATCGCTGTTCTACCTGCTGCTGACCGGCACGGCGCCGCTGATCGCGGCAGCGCAGAACACCGTCGACGGGACGGGCAACTTCATCCTGTTGACCCTGCCGTTCTTCATCTGGACGGGCCTCATCATGGAGCGCGGCGGCATCAGCCTCCGGCTGGTCCGCTTCGCGATGGCGCTCGTCGGCCATCTGCGCGGCGGCCTGCTCCAAGTCGTCGTGCTGACGATCTACCTCGTGTCCGGCATCTCCGGATCGAAGGTCGCCGACGTCGTCGCGGTCGGGTCGGTGCTGCGGGGCGAGCTGAAGAAGCAGGGCTACGGACCCGAGCGGAGCGCGGCTGTCCTGGCGGCCTCTGCGGCGATGTCGGAGACGATCCCGCCGAGTCTGGCGATGCTGGTGCTCGGCTCCGTCGCGCCGATCTCCATCGGGACGCTGTTCATCGCCGGCCTCCTGCCGGCGGCCGTGATCGCCGTCCTCCTGATGTTCCTGAACTGGGTCCTGGCCGTGCGCGAGGGAGCACCGCGCATGCCGCGCGCGACCGGACCCGAACTCGCCCTGGCGGCCGGGGCGGCCACGCTGCCGCTCGTCATGCCGGTCCTCATGGTCGTCGGCATCCGCTTCGGTTTCGCCACCCCGACGGAAGTTTCGGCCGTCGCCGTGCTCTACGGCCTCATCCTGGCCTGCGGCGTGTACCGCGCCTTCGGGCTGCGCGATCTCGTCCGGATCGTGGTCGATTGCGGGGTGCTGTCCGGGATGGTGCTGTTCATCATCGCCGCGGCGGGCTCGTTCGCCTGGACGCTGACCGCGGCGAACCTGCCGGTCGCCCTGATCGCGCTCCTGCACGCGCTGGGCGACAGCCGGGCGGCGTTCCTGATCGGCTCGCTCGCGCTGCTCGTCGTGGTCGGATCGCTGCTCGAAGGGCTGCCGGCGCTGATCATCCTCGGGCCGCTGCTGATCCCCATCGCGGGCCAGTACGGGATCGACAGCATCCACTACGCGATGGTCATCATCCTCGCGATGGGGATCGGCATCTTCATCCCCCCGATCGGCATCGGCTTCTACATCGCGTGCGCCGTCGCCGAGAGCCGCATCGAGGCGGCCAGCCGGGCGATGATCCCCTACCTCATCGTGCTCGTCCTCGGCGTCCTCGCCGTGGCGTTCATACCCTGGTTCACGCACGCCCTGCCCAATCTCGTCGGATCGCGCTAG
- a CDS encoding ATPase domain-containing protein, whose translation MASIDQDAAPVSTGVTGLDHILDGGYASQRSHLIEGRPGSGKTTLAMQFLLDGVKRGERCLYITLSESKRELLNVAERHGWVLDGIEIFELVPPELSLDPKQQQSLVHASDLELGETVRLAIAEIERTKPQRVVFDSLSEIRLLSEGSLRYRRQVHALRSFLLIQNTTALFLDDLTAEADDLNLHSLSHAVVRLEQLAPLYGGERRRLRVIKMRGTAFRGGFHDYVIRRGGLTVFPRLVAADHGGTSDDAQCGTGNAGLDRLLGGGFDRGTSTMLIGPSGVGKSTVALTGVTASVARGERVLILSFDETANVLLRRARGLGMPLDDAIASGHLRVEQIDPAEVSPGELADIVQNAVEHAGVKTVVIDSLTGYHNAMPEENYLLLQMHELLTYLNQQGVISLLILAQHGVIGPMGSTVDLTYLSDTVLLFRAFEANGRLRRAISVVKKRTGGHEDTIRELRIESSGIHVGEPLREFRGVMTGVPTFEGQPSSLLPASNPDA comes from the coding sequence ATGGCCTCGATCGATCAGGACGCCGCCCCGGTCTCGACCGGCGTCACAGGGCTCGACCACATCCTCGACGGGGGTTACGCCTCGCAGCGCTCGCACCTCATCGAGGGCCGGCCCGGCTCCGGAAAGACGACGCTGGCGATGCAGTTCCTGCTCGACGGCGTGAAGCGCGGCGAGCGCTGCCTCTACATCACGCTGTCCGAGAGCAAGCGCGAACTCCTCAACGTCGCGGAGCGCCACGGCTGGGTGCTCGACGGCATCGAGATCTTCGAACTCGTCCCGCCCGAACTGAGCCTCGACCCGAAGCAGCAGCAGAGCCTCGTCCACGCCTCCGACCTCGAACTCGGCGAGACCGTCCGCCTGGCGATCGCCGAGATCGAACGGACCAAGCCCCAGCGGGTCGTGTTCGACAGCCTGTCCGAGATCCGGCTCCTGTCGGAGGGGTCGCTGCGCTACCGGCGGCAGGTGCACGCGCTCCGCAGCTTCCTCCTGATCCAGAACACGACCGCGCTGTTCCTCGACGACCTGACCGCCGAGGCGGACGACCTCAACCTGCACAGCCTCAGTCATGCCGTGGTCCGGCTCGAGCAGCTCGCGCCGCTCTACGGGGGCGAGCGGCGGCGGCTGCGCGTCATCAAGATGCGCGGCACGGCGTTCCGGGGCGGCTTCCACGACTACGTCATCCGGCGCGGCGGCCTGACGGTGTTCCCCCGGCTGGTCGCGGCGGATCACGGCGGCACGTCGGACGACGCGCAATGCGGGACCGGGAATGCCGGACTCGATCGCCTGCTCGGGGGCGGTTTCGACCGGGGGACCAGCACGATGCTCATCGGGCCGTCCGGGGTCGGCAAGTCCACGGTCGCGTTGACGGGCGTGACCGCCTCGGTGGCGCGGGGCGAGCGGGTGCTCATCCTGAGCTTCGACGAGACCGCGAACGTCCTGCTCCGCCGGGCCCGCGGCCTCGGCATGCCGTTGGACGATGCGATCGCGTCCGGTCATCTTCGGGTCGAGCAGATCGACCCGGCGGAGGTCTCGCCCGGCGAACTCGCCGACATCGTGCAGAACGCCGTCGAGCACGCGGGCGTGAAGACCGTCGTGATCGACAGCCTGACCGGCTATCACAACGCCATGCCGGAGGAGAATTACCTGCTCCTGCAGATGCACGAGCTTCTGACCTACCTGAACCAGCAGGGCGTCATCAGCCTCCTGATCCTGGCCCAGCACGGCGTGATCGGGCCGATGGGCTCGACCGTCGATCTGACCTATCTCAGCGACACCGTCCTCCTGTTCCGCGCCTTCGAGGCGAATGGCCGTTTGCGTCGGGCCATCTCGGTGGTGAAGAAGCGGACCGGCGGCCATGAGGACACGATCCGGGAATTGCGGATCGAATCCTCCGGGATCCACGTTGGCGAGCCGCTTCGCGAGTTCCGAGGGGTCATGACCGGCGTCCCGACCTTCGAAGGGCAGCCCTCGTCGCTGCTGCCTGCCAGCAATCCCGATGCCTGA
- a CDS encoding zinc-binding dehydrogenase, with amino-acid sequence MRAIVVGPDGASLAEVDTPTPKSMEVLVRVRAAALNRADLAVAAGQPHGPTGGPGAIPGLEWAGEVVAVGSGVTDLHPGDRVMCSGAGGYAAYAVADYGRTVPLPADLPFEVAATLPVALQTMHDALITQAHLKPGETVLIQGASSGVGLMGLQIARWRKASVVIGTSRSPEHRARLPEFGATLAIDTRDPTWPEQVRAATGGRGVDVIIDQVSGPVANGNLQAAAVLGRIVNVGRLGGSRGEFDFDLHATKRISYIGVTNRTRSIEEQRAITARVRADLWPAIAAGGFSLPIDSRYTLAEAPAALARMKSNEHFGKIVLSV; translated from the coding sequence ATGAGGGCCATCGTGGTCGGACCGGACGGGGCGAGCCTCGCCGAGGTCGACACTCCAACGCCGAAGTCCATGGAGGTGCTCGTCAGGGTCCGGGCCGCCGCCCTCAATCGCGCTGATCTCGCCGTCGCCGCGGGGCAGCCGCACGGCCCGACCGGCGGGCCCGGCGCGATCCCCGGCCTGGAATGGGCCGGGGAGGTCGTGGCGGTCGGCTCGGGCGTGACAGACCTTCATCCCGGAGACCGCGTCATGTGCTCCGGCGCCGGTGGCTACGCCGCGTATGCCGTCGCGGATTATGGGCGGACCGTCCCGCTCCCCGCGGACCTGCCGTTCGAGGTTGCCGCGACGCTACCAGTCGCCCTGCAGACGATGCACGACGCCCTGATCACGCAGGCGCACCTGAAGCCGGGCGAGACCGTGCTGATCCAGGGGGCGAGTTCCGGCGTCGGGCTGATGGGACTTCAGATCGCCCGGTGGCGCAAGGCCTCGGTGGTGATCGGCACGTCGCGAAGCCCCGAGCACCGCGCGCGCCTGCCCGAGTTCGGCGCAACCCTGGCGATCGACACCAGGGATCCGACTTGGCCCGAGCAGGTTCGGGCGGCGACCGGCGGCCGGGGCGTCGACGTGATCATCGACCAGGTCTCCGGGCCGGTGGCCAACGGTAACCTGCAGGCCGCGGCGGTCCTGGGACGCATCGTCAACGTCGGCCGGCTCGGGGGAAGCCGCGGCGAGTTCGACTTCGACCTGCACGCGACGAAGCGGATCAGCTATATCGGCGTGACCAATCGGACCCGGTCGATCGAGGAGCAGCGGGCGATCACCGCGCGCGTCCGGGCCGACTTGTGGCCGGCTATCGCGGCCGGGGGCTTCAGCCTGCCGATCGACAGCCGCTATACGCTGGCCGAGGCGCCCGCCGCGCTCGCCCGCATGAAGTCGAATGAGCATTTCGGGAAGATCGTCCTGAGCGTCTGA
- the uraH gene encoding hydroxyisourate hydrolase has product MGHLSTHVLDTAAGRPAAGVAVELRRLAGDGTGETLASATTNADGRTDAPLLAGDALTPGTYELVFAVGAYFAGTGADAGQPFLDRVPVRFGVSDPGARYHVPLLITPWSYATYRGS; this is encoded by the coding sequence ATGGGCCATCTTTCGACACATGTCCTCGACACCGCCGCGGGCAGGCCGGCGGCCGGGGTTGCCGTTGAACTCCGGCGGCTCGCCGGGGACGGCACCGGGGAAACGCTCGCGTCGGCCACGACCAACGCGGACGGGCGAACGGACGCGCCCCTGCTCGCGGGCGATGCGCTGACGCCCGGGACCTACGAACTGGTCTTCGCCGTCGGCGCCTATTTCGCCGGGACGGGCGCGGATGCCGGGCAGCCGTTCCTCGACCGCGTGCCGGTGCGGTTCGGCGTCTCGGACCCGGGAGCCCGGTATCATGTCCCCTTGCTCATCACCCCGTGGAGCTACGCGACCTATCGCGGGAGCTGA
- a CDS encoding sensor histidine kinase, which yields MSRLDTAGCAILTEEALLASNRQRLADWIADQPPWSDFPFILLTQRRSEAPAHLTGMLGNVSVLERPFHPATLVTAARSALRAMRRQHQARLFLEERERTAERQTLLIRELHHRVKNTLATVQALLGASARSATSVDAFYTAFSARVISLAKTHNLLTEDYWQQAPLRDMLEAELGPYNDSEGARIVLDGPRVDLVGDLAVPTGMAIHELTTNAAKHGALSVPGGRIRISWRVEQEADRPVLCLDWTERGGPLTEKPTRKGFGSTLLQRVLKLQCEADIAFDYQPQGLHFTMRAPLPDQRIVPAY from the coding sequence GTGTCCCGGCTCGACACGGCGGGCTGCGCGATCCTGACCGAGGAGGCGCTGCTGGCCTCGAACCGTCAGCGCCTCGCGGACTGGATCGCCGATCAGCCGCCCTGGTCCGATTTCCCGTTCATCCTGCTGACGCAGCGGCGTTCGGAGGCGCCCGCCCATCTCACCGGGATGCTGGGCAATGTCAGCGTGCTGGAGCGGCCGTTCCATCCGGCGACGCTGGTCACCGCGGCGCGGTCGGCCCTCCGGGCGATGCGGCGGCAGCATCAGGCGCGGCTCTTCCTCGAAGAGCGCGAGCGCACGGCCGAGCGCCAGACGCTCCTGATCCGCGAACTGCATCACCGGGTGAAGAACACGCTCGCGACCGTGCAGGCCCTGCTCGGGGCCTCCGCCCGATCGGCGACCTCCGTCGACGCCTTCTACACCGCGTTCTCCGCACGGGTGATCTCGCTCGCGAAGACGCACAACCTGCTCACCGAGGATTACTGGCAGCAGGCGCCGTTGCGCGACATGCTGGAGGCCGAACTCGGGCCCTACAACGACAGCGAGGGGGCCCGCATCGTTCTGGACGGACCGCGGGTCGACCTCGTCGGCGACCTCGCGGTCCCGACCGGGATGGCGATCCACGAACTCACGACGAACGCGGCCAAGCACGGGGCCCTGTCGGTGCCCGGAGGGCGCATCCGGATCAGCTGGAGGGTCGAGCAGGAGGCCGACCGCCCGGTGCTGTGCCTCGACTGGACGGAACGGGGCGGTCCGCTGACGGAGAAGCCGACCCGGAAGGGTTTCGGATCGACCCTGCTCCAGCGCGTCCTGAAGCTCCAATGCGAGGCGGACATCGCGTTCGACTACCAGCCCCAAGGGCTGCACTTCACGATGCGGGCGCCCCTGCCCGATCAGCGGATCGTACCCGCCTACTAG
- the uraD gene encoding 2-oxo-4-hydroxy-4-carboxy-5-ureidoimidazoline decarboxylase, with translation MIPLPTLNDLSRDAFVTLLAEVYEHSPWVPEAAFDRGPFAARADLHAAMEAVVAGADRPRQLALLRAHPELAGRAAQQGELTAHSTREQAGSGLLSGPSPEVARLQALNRAYAERFGFPFIIAVRGLDRDAILARLEQRLGNPPETERDEALLQVGRIAGLRLEALVAD, from the coding sequence GTGATCCCGCTGCCCACGCTCAACGACCTCTCGCGCGACGCCTTCGTGACGCTCCTCGCCGAGGTCTACGAGCATTCCCCCTGGGTCCCCGAGGCGGCCTTCGACCGCGGCCCCTTCGCGGCGCGCGCGGACCTGCACGCCGCGATGGAGGCGGTGGTGGCCGGCGCCGACCGGCCCCGCCAGCTCGCCCTCCTGCGGGCCCATCCCGAACTGGCCGGGCGGGCCGCCCAGCAGGGCGAACTCACCGCGCACTCGACCCGCGAGCAGGCCGGAAGCGGCCTGCTGAGCGGCCCATCCCCGGAGGTGGCGCGGCTGCAGGCGCTCAACCGAGCCTATGCCGAGCGGTTCGGCTTTCCGTTCATCATCGCCGTCCGGGGCCTCGACCGCGACGCGATTCTCGCCCGCCTGGAGCAGCGGCTCGGCAACCCGCCGGAGACCGAACGGGACGAGGCCCTGCTGCAGGTCGGACGGATCGCCGGCCTGCGCCTGGAGGCCCTCGTCGCGGACTGA
- a CDS encoding urate hydroxylase PuuD, with product MYPILHEWGGFLIRWTHVVAAIAWIGASFYFMHLDASLRAIPAIPTGKGGEAWEVHGGGFYQVRKYLVAPDRMPEHLIWHKWQSYSTWLSGFSLLCWVYYGQADLYLIDPAVRVITPMTGAAIGLGALALGWLIYDGLNRSPLANRPPLLAAAVFLTVVAFAYGFQQVFSGRAAMLHTGAVIATWMTGNVFFVIMPNQHKAIAELVAGRVPNPAWGKQAKNRSSHNNYLTLPVLFFMLSGHYPMAWSSPYSWSIVGLVVIAGGVVRHYFNVRNAGGGDRWWTWGVATACVAAAMAISVASSPGVRERVGLSAAAEPAPAPAISLAAAKVPPVDDAVMAVVGTRCAMCHAAEPLWPDLTSPPKGVLLDSPEHVARFAPAIRLQAVLTHAMPPNNITDMQPEERETLARWLAAR from the coding sequence ATGTATCCGATCCTGCACGAGTGGGGCGGGTTCCTCATTCGATGGACCCACGTCGTCGCCGCGATCGCCTGGATCGGCGCGTCGTTCTACTTCATGCATCTCGACGCCAGCTTGCGCGCCATTCCGGCAATCCCGACCGGCAAGGGTGGCGAGGCCTGGGAGGTGCACGGCGGCGGCTTCTACCAGGTGCGCAAGTATCTCGTCGCACCCGACCGGATGCCGGAGCACCTGATCTGGCACAAATGGCAGTCGTACTCGACCTGGCTGTCGGGCTTCTCGCTGCTGTGCTGGGTCTATTACGGCCAGGCCGACCTCTACCTGATCGATCCGGCGGTCCGCGTGATCACGCCGATGACCGGGGCGGCCATCGGACTCGGCGCCCTCGCCCTCGGCTGGCTGATCTACGACGGGCTCAACCGCTCGCCCCTGGCCAACCGCCCGCCGCTGCTCGCGGCCGCCGTGTTCCTCACCGTGGTCGCCTTCGCGTACGGCTTCCAGCAGGTCTTCTCCGGCCGGGCCGCGATGCTGCACACCGGCGCGGTGATCGCCACCTGGATGACCGGCAACGTCTTCTTCGTCATCATGCCCAACCAGCACAAGGCGATCGCCGAGTTGGTCGCCGGCCGGGTCCCGAACCCCGCCTGGGGCAAGCAGGCGAAGAACCGGTCGTCCCACAACAACTACCTGACGCTGCCGGTGCTGTTCTTCATGCTGTCGGGCCACTATCCGATGGCGTGGTCCTCGCCCTACAGCTGGAGCATCGTCGGCCTGGTGGTGATCGCGGGCGGCGTGGTCCGGCACTATTTCAACGTGCGCAACGCCGGCGGAGGCGACCGCTGGTGGACCTGGGGCGTGGCCACGGCCTGCGTGGCGGCGGCGATGGCCATCAGCGTCGCCTCCTCCCCGGGGGTCCGCGAGCGGGTCGGCCTGTCGGCCGCCGCGGAGCCGGCCCCGGCCCCGGCGATCAGCCTCGCGGCCGCCAAAGTCCCGCCCGTCGACGACGCCGTGATGGCCGTGGTCGGGACGCGTTGCGCCATGTGCCACGCCGCCGAGCCCCTGTGGCCGGACCTCACCAGCCCGCCCAAGGGCGTGCTCCTCGACAGCCCCGAGCACGTCGCGCGGTTCGCGCCGGCCATCCGCCTGCAGGCCGTGCTGACCCACGCGATGCCGCCGAACAACATCACGGACATGCAGCCCGAGGAGCGGGAGACGCTCGCCCGCTGGCTGGCCGCGCGGTGA
- a CDS encoding response regulator gives MAREDSPLASSLACPLAGRRILVVEDEYIIAVEVKRWLLAAGCEVLGPVPSVDQALDLVEDRRPDAAVLDVNLGDGCTAYPIADKLSELGVPYLLATGDVRVADTSVYRHRPRLEKPYLQSELVRALTSLVAPTTPAS, from the coding sequence ATGGCTCGCGAAGATAGTCCCCTGGCCAGTTCCCTGGCTTGTCCCCTGGCAGGCCGCCGCATCCTGGTGGTCGAGGACGAGTACATCATCGCCGTCGAGGTGAAGCGCTGGCTCCTGGCGGCGGGATGCGAAGTTCTGGGCCCGGTGCCGAGCGTCGATCAGGCGCTCGACCTCGTCGAGGATCGGCGTCCGGACGCGGCGGTGCTCGACGTCAATCTGGGCGACGGCTGCACGGCTTACCCGATCGCCGACAAGCTGAGCGAGCTGGGAGTTCCGTACCTGCTGGCCACGGGCGACGTGCGCGTGGCCGACACGTCGGTCTACCGCCACCGGCCGCGGCTGGAGAAGCCCTACCTGCAGAGCGAGCTGGTCCGCGCCCTGACGAGCCTCGTCGCACCCACGACGCCCGCGTCCTGA
- a CDS encoding GAF domain-containing protein → MLGADPHRTAWAVIDWAKHEDVIERVFLANGTFADPSRWPLDTQQPFTAEHLAGRPVVDADIDGDPRLPHPVKAAMAERGIRAGIAAPVLVDGTRRAVLNTGQGAAPRHWLPDEVASVEAFAGRAWAEIDRAWAKTALRESEAWLGGQEAFQAAMDGAPLASRWASSSAPQSRRPRASGAAPSPPPIRAAERSGTWSGCRTITRGRSTASSARANRWPAVCRIAMPVS, encoded by the coding sequence TTGCTCGGGGCCGACCCGCATCGCACCGCCTGGGCCGTCATCGACTGGGCGAAGCACGAAGACGTCATCGAGCGCGTGTTCCTGGCGAACGGCACCTTCGCCGACCCCTCGCGATGGCCGCTGGACACCCAGCAGCCGTTCACCGCCGAGCACCTCGCCGGTCGTCCCGTCGTCGACGCGGATATAGACGGCGACCCGCGCCTTCCGCACCCGGTGAAGGCCGCGATGGCCGAGCGCGGGATCAGGGCCGGCATCGCGGCGCCGGTCCTCGTCGACGGCACGCGGCGCGCCGTCCTGAACACGGGCCAGGGCGCCGCGCCGCGCCACTGGCTGCCCGACGAGGTCGCCTCCGTCGAGGCCTTCGCGGGACGGGCTTGGGCCGAGATCGACCGGGCCTGGGCCAAGACGGCCCTGCGCGAGAGCGAGGCCTGGCTCGGCGGGCAGGAGGCGTTCCAGGCCGCCATGGACGGTGCGCCGCTGGCCTCTCGCTGGGCATCCTCATCCGCACCGCAGTCACGCAGGCCGAGAGCGAGCGGCGCTGCGCCTTCACCGCCGCCAATCCGGGCGGCGGAACGCTCCGGCACGTGGTCGGGATGCCGGACGATTACGCGCGGCAGGTCGACGGCTTCGTCAGCTCGGGCGAATCGCTGGCCTGCGGTCTGCCGGATCGCGATGCCGGTCTCCTGA
- a CDS encoding amidohydrolase family protein, which yields MTDDTCLAPDPDVRPPTFRMPAGATDTHFHVFGPSRLERLVPQRDYTPPEAAAASARRLFDALGIERIVVIQASIFGFDNRDQLEEGAAIGLPMRAIVVVGPDATEPEMRTLHDQGARGIRFIMAHPGGLDPSGIERAAARASEMGWHLQFLLKPAHLVELEPRLRRLPCPVVIDHMGFLAPEQGLEQPGFQALRRLVEAGTGWVKLSGAYRLSRGAPHYPELRPFAEALLALRPDRILWGSDWPHVGLRSGMPNTGDLLELFGAWVPDDADRRRILVENPDALFGF from the coding sequence ATGACGGACGATACCTGCCTCGCACCCGATCCGGACGTGCGCCCCCCGACCTTCCGGATGCCGGCCGGCGCGACCGACACGCATTTCCACGTCTTCGGTCCGAGCCGTCTCGAGCGGCTCGTGCCGCAGCGCGACTACACGCCACCGGAGGCCGCCGCCGCGAGCGCGCGCCGGCTGTTCGACGCACTCGGCATCGAGCGGATCGTCGTCATCCAGGCGAGCATCTTCGGCTTCGACAACCGTGATCAGCTCGAGGAAGGCGCCGCAATCGGGCTACCGATGCGCGCGATCGTGGTGGTCGGCCCGGATGCCACCGAGCCGGAGATGCGCACCCTGCACGACCAAGGCGCGCGCGGCATCCGCTTCATCATGGCCCATCCGGGCGGCCTCGATCCGTCCGGGATCGAGCGGGCCGCGGCCCGGGCCTCCGAGATGGGCTGGCACCTCCAGTTCCTCTTGAAGCCCGCGCACCTCGTGGAGCTGGAGCCGCGCCTGCGGCGGCTTCCCTGCCCGGTGGTCATCGACCACATGGGGTTCCTCGCGCCCGAGCAGGGGCTCGAGCAGCCGGGGTTTCAGGCCCTGCGTCGCCTCGTCGAAGCCGGGACGGGGTGGGTGAAGCTGTCGGGCGCCTATCGCCTGTCCCGGGGCGCCCCGCACTATCCGGAGCTTCGCCCGTTCGCGGAGGCTCTCCTCGCGCTGCGACCCGATCGTATCCTGTGGGGGAGCGACTGGCCGCATGTCGGGTTGAGAAGCGGGATGCCCAACACGGGCGATCTCTTGGAGCTGTTCGGCGCCTGGGTTCCCGACGACGCGGACCGTCGGCGCATTCTCGTCGAGAATCCGGACGCTCTTTTCGGCTTTTGA